A portion of the Kribbella jejuensis genome contains these proteins:
- a CDS encoding DNA repair helicase XPB, which yields MSDGPLIVQSDKTLLLETAHADANECRKAIAPFAELERAPEHVHTYRLTPLGLWNARAAGHDAEQVIDVLLRYSRYPVPHSLLVDIAETLDRYGRLRLEKHPQHGLVLVTTDRPVLEEVLRSNKVKPMLGERLDDDTVLVHPSERGHLKQTLLKLGWPAEDLAGYVDGEAHKIDLVKDGWDLRPYQEQATDSFWHGGSGVVVLPCGAGKTIVGAAAMAQASATTLILVTNTVSARQWKDELLRRTTLTEDEIGEYSGARKEIRPVTIATYQVMTTRRKGVYTHLELFDARDWGLIVYDEVHLLPAPIFRMTADLQTRRRLGLTATLVREDGREGDVFSLIGPKRYDAPWKDIEAQGWIAPADCVEVRVDLEQTERFVYATAEPEDRYRLAASTPAKSKLVRRIAEHHADEPLLVIGQYIDQLDELGERLECPVIKGETTVRERQRLFDAFRHGEITRLVVSKVANFSIDLPEASVAIQVSGTFGSRQEEAQRLGRVLRPKGDGRTARFYSIVARDTIDAEFAAHRQRFLAEQGYAYTIVDAENLFA from the coding sequence GTGTCGGACGGTCCTTTGATCGTGCAGTCGGACAAGACCTTGTTGCTGGAGACGGCGCATGCGGACGCCAACGAGTGCCGGAAGGCCATTGCGCCGTTCGCTGAGTTGGAGCGGGCGCCGGAGCACGTACACACGTACCGGCTGACGCCGCTGGGGCTGTGGAACGCCCGGGCCGCGGGGCACGACGCGGAGCAGGTGATCGACGTACTGCTGCGCTACAGCCGCTACCCGGTCCCCCACTCGTTGCTGGTCGACATCGCCGAGACCCTGGATCGCTACGGGCGCCTGCGGCTCGAGAAGCACCCGCAGCACGGTCTGGTACTGGTCACGACCGACCGGCCGGTGCTGGAGGAGGTGCTGCGCAGCAACAAGGTCAAGCCGATGCTGGGCGAGCGGCTCGACGACGACACCGTCCTGGTGCACCCCTCGGAGCGTGGGCATCTCAAGCAGACCCTGCTGAAGCTGGGCTGGCCCGCCGAGGACCTGGCCGGGTACGTCGACGGTGAGGCGCACAAGATCGACCTGGTGAAGGACGGCTGGGACCTGCGGCCGTACCAGGAACAGGCGACCGACTCGTTCTGGCACGGCGGCTCCGGTGTCGTCGTACTCCCCTGTGGCGCCGGCAAGACGATCGTCGGCGCGGCCGCGATGGCGCAGGCGTCCGCGACCACGCTGATCCTGGTCACGAACACGGTGTCCGCGCGACAGTGGAAGGACGAGCTGCTCCGCCGGACCACGCTCACCGAGGACGAGATCGGCGAGTACTCCGGTGCGCGCAAGGAGATCCGCCCGGTGACGATCGCGACGTACCAGGTGATGACGACGCGGCGGAAGGGCGTCTACACGCACCTGGAGCTGTTCGACGCGCGCGACTGGGGCCTGATCGTGTACGACGAGGTGCACCTGCTGCCGGCGCCGATCTTCCGGATGACCGCCGACCTGCAGACCCGCCGGCGGCTCGGCCTGACCGCGACGCTGGTCCGCGAGGACGGCCGCGAGGGCGACGTGTTCTCGCTGATCGGCCCCAAGCGGTACGACGCCCCGTGGAAGGACATCGAGGCGCAGGGCTGGATCGCGCCCGCGGACTGTGTCGAGGTGCGGGTGGACCTCGAGCAGACCGAGCGGTTCGTGTACGCGACCGCCGAGCCCGAGGACCGCTACCGCCTCGCCGCGTCCACCCCCGCGAAGTCCAAGCTGGTACGCCGGATCGCCGAGCACCACGCGGACGAACCGCTGCTCGTCATCGGCCAGTACATCGACCAGCTCGACGAACTGGGCGAACGCCTCGAATGCCCGGTGATCAAGGGCGAGACGACCGTCCGCGAACGGCAACGCCTGTTCGACGCGTTCCGGCACGGGGAAATCACCCGGCTGGTGGTCAGCAAGGTCGCGAACTTCTCCATCGACCTGCCCGAGGCGTCGGTCGCCATCCAGGTGTCCGGCACGTTCGGTTCCCGCCAGGAAGAGGCCCAGCGCCTGGGCCGGGTCCTCCGCCCCAAGGGCGACGGCCGCACCGCCCGCTTCTACTCGATCGTCGCCCGAGACACCATCGACGCAGAATTCGCCGCCCACCGCCAACGCTTCCTGGCCGAACAGGGCTACGCCTACACGATCGTGGACGCCGAAAACCTCTTCGCCTGA
- a CDS encoding abortive infection system antitoxin AbiGi family protein, whose amino-acid sequence MADRIEQLLHRRTDLSTFLVHLTKDTDTGTARENVLSIAESRTIEARTAFGLARQQDVHLRRTEATQRVVCFSETPLEHTWMMVREIQGRREAFSKYGLVFTKTICRREGCNPVWYLDINLGHSWLTYPVRRQIERALAESTVDGHVIPELLAEQDILQLTPFMEKMGSPNGQRREFSWEREWRHVGHFRFKSAENVVALLAPEEDHNDLRQDLTYAWQRREVPLIDPDWGLERMISTLSRVRFDC is encoded by the coding sequence ATGGCCGACCGGATCGAGCAGCTACTGCATCGCCGTACCGACCTGAGCACGTTCCTGGTGCACCTGACGAAGGACACCGACACGGGCACCGCGCGAGAGAACGTTTTGTCGATCGCCGAATCGCGAACGATCGAAGCCCGAACTGCGTTCGGTCTCGCGCGGCAGCAGGACGTCCACCTTCGCCGGACGGAGGCCACCCAGCGTGTGGTTTGTTTCTCGGAGACGCCGCTCGAGCACACCTGGATGATGGTCCGCGAGATCCAGGGGCGCCGGGAGGCGTTCTCGAAGTACGGCCTCGTCTTCACCAAGACGATCTGCCGGCGCGAGGGATGCAATCCGGTCTGGTACCTGGACATCAACTTGGGACACAGCTGGCTGACCTATCCGGTCAGGCGACAGATCGAGCGAGCTCTCGCAGAGTCGACGGTCGACGGGCACGTGATCCCAGAACTGCTGGCTGAGCAGGACATCCTGCAGCTCACACCGTTCATGGAGAAGATGGGGAGCCCCAACGGACAGCGAAGAGAATTCTCCTGGGAGCGCGAGTGGCGGCACGTCGGCCACTTCCGGTTCAAGTCAGCCGAGAACGTAGTAGCACTACTGGCCCCCGAAGAGGACCACAACGATCTTCGGCAGGATCTGACCTATGCCTGGCAACGGCGCGAGGTTCCGCTGATCGATCCGGACTGGGGGCTCGAACGTATGATCTCGACGCTGTCCCGGGTCAGGTTCGACTGCTAG
- a CDS encoding FadR/GntR family transcriptional regulator: protein MTTGGLSRARGAAGNQSFIRDAMKSYILERGLKAGDPLPNEQELMAQLGVGRHPLREAMKALQAVGIIEIRHGYGTYVGEVNLQSLEDGLAFRMSQSMAGDLRDVQNVLEVRQAIEVGLADDVVEHFKTHGYETLEPIVERMESKAAEGKYFPEEDWAFHQALYEPLGNALVIDLLSVFWRTFAQVDARLPGARYTPADAAAWHRDLLNALESGNPTTYATSMKSHFNGIHTRLGD from the coding sequence GTGACAACGGGTGGGCTCAGCCGGGCACGTGGGGCGGCAGGGAACCAGTCCTTCATCCGCGACGCGATGAAGTCGTACATCCTGGAACGCGGTCTGAAGGCAGGCGACCCGCTGCCGAACGAGCAGGAACTGATGGCTCAGCTCGGCGTCGGCCGGCACCCGCTCCGCGAGGCGATGAAGGCACTCCAGGCGGTCGGCATCATCGAGATCCGTCACGGCTACGGCACGTACGTCGGCGAGGTGAACCTCCAGTCCCTCGAAGATGGTCTCGCCTTCCGCATGTCCCAGTCCATGGCCGGCGACCTCCGGGACGTACAGAACGTCCTGGAGGTTCGCCAAGCCATCGAGGTGGGTCTCGCCGACGACGTCGTCGAACACTTCAAAACCCACGGCTACGAGACCCTCGAACCCATCGTCGAACGGATGGAATCCAAGGCCGCGGAAGGCAAGTACTTCCCCGAAGAAGACTGGGCGTTCCACCAGGCCCTCTACGAACCCCTGGGCAACGCCCTGGTCATAGACCTGCTCTCAGTCTTCTGGCGGACCTTCGCCCAAGTAGACGCCCGCCTCCCCGGCGCCCGCTACACCCCCGCCGACGCCGCCGCCTGGCACCGAGACCTCCTGAACGCCCTCGAATCCGGCAACCCCACGACCTACGCCACCTCCATGAAGTCCCACTTCAACGGCATCCACACCCGCCTCGGCGACTAG
- a CDS encoding dihydrodipicolinate synthase family protein, giving the protein MTESAQLTGVVPPLVTPLTPSYDVDTASLARLIEYQLTGGVDGVFVLGTSGEGTFLTDDQRQTVLETTVAAVAGQVPVLAGVIDTSTNRVASHISTALKAGVDGLVATAPFYAATHPAEIERHFKQLSARADGLPLYAYDIPPRVGTKLPASLVTSLGEQGVIAGVKDSSGQETSLRELVLQRREKKLNGFAVMTGSEVTVDSALAFGVDGVVPGLGNVDPSGYVRLFKSAVAGDASAAREEQDRLFRLFDIIHVADRSRMGASSAALGAFKAGLYLLGVIDCPLTAYPSIALNDTEIAAVRPLLDRAGLH; this is encoded by the coding sequence TTGACCGAGTCCGCCCAGCTGACCGGCGTCGTACCGCCGCTGGTCACCCCGCTCACCCCGTCGTACGACGTCGACACCGCCTCGCTGGCGCGGCTGATCGAGTACCAGCTGACCGGCGGTGTGGACGGGGTCTTCGTACTCGGCACCTCCGGCGAGGGCACCTTCCTGACCGACGACCAACGCCAGACCGTGCTGGAGACGACGGTCGCGGCGGTAGCCGGTCAGGTACCGGTACTGGCAGGCGTCATCGACACCTCCACCAACCGCGTCGCGTCCCACATCTCAACCGCACTGAAAGCCGGGGTCGACGGCCTCGTCGCCACAGCCCCCTTCTACGCAGCCACCCACCCAGCGGAGATAGAGCGCCACTTCAAGCAGCTGTCTGCCCGGGCCGACGGGTTGCCGCTGTACGCCTACGACATCCCGCCGCGTGTCGGCACCAAGCTCCCGGCATCGCTCGTAACGTCCCTGGGCGAACAGGGTGTGATCGCCGGCGTAAAAGATTCGTCCGGCCAGGAAACCTCACTGCGCGAACTCGTACTACAACGCCGCGAGAAGAAGCTGAACGGCTTCGCCGTCATGACCGGCTCGGAGGTAACCGTCGACTCGGCGCTGGCCTTCGGCGTCGACGGAGTAGTACCAGGCCTCGGCAACGTAGACCCCTCGGGTTATGTGCGGTTGTTCAAGTCGGCCGTCGCCGGAGACGCTTCGGCGGCGAGAGAAGAGCAGGACCGCCTGTTCCGGCTCTTCGACATCATCCACGTCGCGGACCGGTCCCGGATGGGCGCGAGCTCGGCCGCACTGGGCGCGTTCAAGGCGGGCCTCTACCTGTTGGGCGTGATCGACTGCCCGCTGACGGCGTACCCCAGTATCGCCCTGAACGACACCGAGATCGCCGCCGTCCGGCCGCTACTGGACCGCGCCGGATTACACTGA
- a CDS encoding sialidase family protein, giving the protein MSSRVGALEIFDPAGSGYHTFRIPSVLARGSTVLAFCEGRLHGAGDAGEIEVVLRRSLDGGRTWLPLQVVSAAPGKTCGNPVPLIDPASGDLVLVTVQNGAHAVELSLARGTDPVDGRRVFVQRSSDDGASWSLPVEITAQVKPDDWGWYATGPCHGITLRSGRLVVPANHSYVPADGLNGGHCMYSDDGGVSWSVGFVDRNDGAEINANETTVAELPDGRLYFNARNHQGTGPARVHAWSSDGGETLDAPYAGIPEITAPGIQGSVLCLPDGRLLLSTPVNPTSRRELTVFMSSDDGVSWKPALVVHEGMAGYSDLVLLADGSIGIFYEAGETSSFATLRFATFAL; this is encoded by the coding sequence ATGTCATCAAGAGTCGGTGCGCTGGAAATCTTCGATCCGGCGGGCAGCGGCTATCACACGTTCCGCATCCCGTCGGTGCTGGCGCGGGGCTCGACGGTGCTCGCGTTCTGCGAGGGCCGGTTGCACGGCGCCGGCGACGCGGGCGAGATCGAGGTCGTCCTGCGACGTTCGCTCGACGGCGGTCGTACCTGGCTTCCGTTGCAGGTGGTGTCCGCGGCGCCGGGCAAGACCTGTGGAAATCCGGTGCCGCTGATCGATCCGGCGTCCGGCGACCTCGTGCTCGTGACGGTTCAGAACGGCGCGCACGCGGTCGAACTGTCGCTTGCCCGCGGCACCGATCCGGTCGATGGGCGGCGGGTGTTCGTGCAACGGTCGTCCGACGACGGCGCGTCGTGGTCGCTTCCCGTGGAGATCACCGCGCAGGTGAAGCCGGACGACTGGGGCTGGTACGCGACGGGTCCCTGTCACGGGATCACGTTGCGCTCGGGACGCCTCGTCGTACCGGCCAATCATTCATATGTCCCCGCGGATGGTCTCAACGGTGGCCACTGCATGTACAGCGACGACGGTGGTGTCTCGTGGTCCGTCGGCTTCGTGGATCGCAACGACGGCGCCGAGATCAACGCGAACGAGACCACCGTCGCGGAGCTGCCCGACGGCCGGTTGTACTTCAACGCCCGCAATCACCAGGGCACCGGGCCGGCCCGCGTCCATGCCTGGTCGTCCGACGGCGGCGAGACACTCGATGCGCCGTACGCCGGAATCCCCGAGATCACCGCGCCCGGCATCCAGGGCAGCGTGCTGTGCCTTCCCGATGGACGGTTGCTGCTCTCCACACCGGTGAACCCGACGTCGCGCCGGGAGCTGACCGTGTTCATGTCGTCGGACGACGGTGTGTCGTGGAAACCGGCCCTGGTCGTGCACGAGGGCATGGCCGGGTACTCCGATCTGGTCCTGCTCGCGGACGGTTCGATCGGGATCTTCTACGAGGCCGGTGAGACCTCGTCCTTCGCGACCTTGCGCTTCGCCACATTCGCCCTCTAG
- a CDS encoding extracellular solute-binding protein, which produces MPVSRRTFLGGGLAAAAVAVTGTPLLAGCASDKKNTAAANAAVKLPTYTKYGEITPDLPGTDVVLDGFLKYPANPVRAITDAPGDGKPITFMTNIPGAIPPAADKNQFWQELNKRLGSELQISMASNDEYKDKFATRVAGNDLSDIINIPSGTPQVPGLLKAKAMDLTEHLSGDAVKKYPFLANIPTLYWKGCVFNGAIYGVPVPRGMSRTSLPLYRADLLAAKGIKDPAPKNFEEFFDLCKELTAAKENRWAWTRVPTSYLRMMLGLPNNWKEEGGKFTSVYEADGNQDALEAGRKMVATGVINPDTFSAKAAQRKQWFNGGIAAFDYDSFVAWNQYYSDNTAGDAFSVNMLDVPGFSSGDGKVWMGAALNNVTAFNKASSHSVETLLKIANWMAAPFGTEEYLFRKYGVQGRHYTLQGTDPVPTKVGVVETGIGLQYIADSTLALYWAGKPDVPQNQHKIQEKVADRLLYDASYGLYSDTSSKKWSQLTDALTDTENQILQGKKPVSEWASAVKTFLSSGGEKIRGELQDAFATAGGK; this is translated from the coding sequence ATGCCGGTCAGCAGAAGAACATTCCTCGGCGGCGGTCTGGCCGCCGCCGCTGTCGCGGTCACGGGTACGCCGCTGCTGGCGGGGTGCGCGTCCGACAAGAAGAACACCGCCGCGGCGAACGCGGCCGTGAAGCTGCCGACGTACACGAAGTACGGCGAGATCACGCCGGATCTGCCCGGTACCGACGTGGTGCTGGACGGGTTCCTGAAGTACCCGGCGAACCCGGTCCGGGCGATCACGGACGCCCCCGGCGACGGCAAACCGATCACGTTCATGACCAACATCCCCGGCGCGATCCCACCGGCCGCGGACAAGAACCAGTTCTGGCAGGAACTCAACAAACGCCTCGGCTCCGAACTGCAGATCAGCATGGCGTCGAACGACGAGTACAAGGACAAGTTCGCGACGCGGGTGGCCGGCAACGACCTGTCGGACATCATCAACATCCCGTCGGGTACTCCGCAGGTCCCCGGGCTGCTGAAGGCCAAGGCGATGGACCTCACCGAGCATCTGTCCGGTGACGCGGTCAAGAAGTACCCGTTCCTGGCCAACATCCCGACCCTGTACTGGAAGGGCTGCGTCTTCAACGGAGCGATCTACGGCGTACCGGTCCCGCGTGGCATGTCCCGAACCTCGCTGCCGCTGTACCGCGCCGACCTGCTCGCCGCGAAGGGCATCAAGGACCCGGCACCGAAGAACTTCGAGGAGTTCTTCGACCTGTGCAAGGAGCTGACGGCGGCCAAGGAGAACCGCTGGGCGTGGACCCGGGTGCCGACGTCGTACCTCCGGATGATGCTTGGTCTGCCCAACAACTGGAAGGAAGAGGGCGGCAAGTTCACCTCGGTGTACGAGGCGGACGGCAACCAGGACGCCCTCGAGGCGGGCCGGAAGATGGTTGCCACCGGCGTCATCAACCCCGACACGTTCAGCGCCAAGGCCGCGCAGCGCAAGCAGTGGTTCAACGGCGGGATCGCCGCGTTCGACTACGACAGCTTCGTCGCGTGGAACCAGTACTACTCCGACAACACCGCCGGTGACGCGTTCTCGGTGAACATGCTCGACGTCCCGGGTTTCAGCAGCGGTGACGGCAAGGTCTGGATGGGTGCGGCGCTGAACAACGTGACCGCGTTCAACAAGGCCAGCAGCCACTCGGTCGAGACCCTGCTCAAGATCGCGAACTGGATGGCGGCGCCGTTCGGCACCGAGGAATACCTGTTCCGCAAGTACGGCGTCCAGGGCCGGCACTACACGCTGCAGGGCACCGACCCTGTGCCGACCAAGGTCGGCGTGGTGGAGACCGGTATCGGCCTGCAGTACATCGCCGACTCCACGTTGGCCCTGTACTGGGCCGGCAAGCCCGACGTGCCGCAGAACCAGCACAAGATCCAGGAGAAGGTCGCGGACCGGCTGCTGTACGACGCGTCGTACGGCCTGTACTCCGACACCAGCTCGAAGAAGTGGTCGCAGCTGACGGACGCGTTGACCGACACCGAGAACCAGATCCTGCAGGGCAAGAAGCCTGTGTCGGAGTGGGCCTCGGCGGTCAAGACGTTCCTGTCCTCGGGTGGTGAGAAGATCCGCGGCGAGCTGCAGGACGCTTTCGCGACGGCAGGCGGGAAGTAA
- a CDS encoding ABC transporter permease, whose product MLQRSSKRPEQRLSLGRRLVRDRVLLLFALPGTALIVAFHYVPLLGNIIAFKDYQPFLGIGGSDWSGWDNFSVIFNGDPAFLRALKNTLILTSLQSIFVFPAPILLALLLNSLFSERIKRIAQSILYLPHFMSWVIVVALFQQMLGGSGLLNNYLRSHDLSTVNIIGNSELFHVLLTSQIIWKDTGWATILFLAALSQIDSQLYEAASVDGATRMRQLWHVTLPGLRGIIILLFILRLGDSLTVGFEQIILQQQAVGRDISEVLDTYVYNNGVLGGAWGVAAAVGLVKGIVGVVLVLTANKVAHIFGEQGVYQR is encoded by the coding sequence ATGCTGCAGCGTTCGTCGAAACGTCCGGAGCAGCGGCTCAGTCTTGGGCGGCGGTTGGTGCGGGATCGCGTGTTGTTGTTGTTCGCGTTGCCGGGGACTGCGTTGATCGTTGCCTTCCACTACGTGCCGTTGCTGGGCAACATCATTGCGTTCAAGGATTATCAGCCGTTTCTCGGGATCGGTGGGAGCGACTGGTCGGGATGGGACAACTTCAGCGTGATCTTCAACGGGGATCCCGCGTTCCTGCGGGCGTTGAAGAACACGCTGATTCTCACCAGTTTGCAGTCGATCTTCGTGTTCCCGGCGCCGATCCTGCTTGCACTGTTGCTGAACTCCCTGTTCTCCGAGCGGATCAAGCGGATCGCGCAGAGCATCCTGTACCTGCCGCACTTCATGTCGTGGGTGATCGTGGTCGCGCTGTTCCAGCAGATGCTCGGCGGCAGCGGTCTGCTGAACAACTACCTGCGCTCGCACGACCTGTCGACGGTCAACATCATCGGGAACTCCGAGTTGTTCCACGTCCTGCTGACGTCGCAGATCATTTGGAAGGACACCGGGTGGGCGACGATCTTGTTCCTGGCGGCGCTGTCCCAGATCGACTCGCAGTTGTACGAGGCGGCGAGCGTGGACGGCGCGACCCGGATGCGGCAGCTCTGGCACGTCACGTTGCCGGGGTTGCGCGGGATCATCATCCTGCTGTTCATCCTGCGGCTCGGCGACTCGCTGACGGTCGGGTTCGAGCAGATCATCCTGCAGCAGCAGGCGGTCGGGCGCGACATCAGCGAGGTACTGGACACCTACGTCTACAACAACGGCGTCCTCGGCGGCGCCTGGGGTGTCGCGGCCGCGGTCGGCCTGGTCAAGGGCATCGTCGGCGTCGTCCTCGTACTCACCGCGAACAAGGTCGCACACATCTTCGGCGAGCAAGGGGTGTACCAACGATGA
- a CDS encoding carbohydrate ABC transporter permease, protein MSRRIVQGVPMPGWPMRMFKGLVLLVFCAVVIIPFVGVISTSLAPNKQINESGGLVLLPKSINFRAYESLFAGGVVTRALFVSIFVTVVGTLLSLTVSCLLAYALARPGFSAGRPILLVVLFSMLFSPGIIPLYLTVKGVGLLDSIWALIVPTMISAFNVVVLRAFFMNLPNEITESARIDGAGELMTFSYIVLPLSKAVLSVIGLFYAVAYWNAFFSALLYLNDSKLWPLQLVLRTYVINDTQLGSAELGTELLPPQASIQMAILVVSIVPILIVYPFLQRHFAKGVLTGAVKG, encoded by the coding sequence ATGAGTCGCAGGATCGTTCAGGGCGTACCGATGCCCGGGTGGCCGATGCGGATGTTCAAGGGACTCGTCCTGCTGGTCTTCTGCGCGGTCGTGATCATTCCGTTCGTCGGGGTGATCTCGACCAGCCTCGCGCCGAACAAGCAGATCAACGAGTCCGGTGGGCTGGTGCTGCTGCCGAAGTCGATCAACTTCCGCGCGTACGAGTCGTTGTTCGCCGGCGGCGTGGTGACCCGGGCGTTGTTCGTCAGCATCTTCGTCACGGTCGTCGGCACGCTGCTCAGCCTGACCGTGTCATGCCTGCTCGCGTACGCGCTGGCGCGCCCTGGGTTCTCGGCGGGCCGGCCGATTCTGCTCGTGGTGCTGTTCAGCATGCTGTTCTCCCCCGGCATCATCCCGCTCTACCTCACGGTGAAGGGCGTCGGGCTGCTGGACAGCATCTGGGCGCTGATCGTGCCGACGATGATCAGCGCGTTCAACGTCGTCGTCCTACGGGCGTTCTTCATGAACCTGCCGAACGAGATCACCGAGAGCGCCCGGATCGACGGCGCGGGCGAGTTGATGACGTTCTCGTACATCGTGCTGCCGCTGTCCAAGGCCGTACTGTCGGTGATCGGCCTGTTCTACGCGGTGGCGTACTGGAACGCGTTCTTCTCGGCGCTGCTCTACCTCAACGACTCCAAGCTGTGGCCGTTGCAGCTGGTACTGCGAACGTACGTCATCAACGACACGCAGCTGGGCAGCGCCGAGCTCGGGACCGAACTGCTGCCGCCGCAGGCATCGATCCAGATGGCGATCCTGGTGGTGTCGATCGTGCCGATCCTGATCGTCTACCCGTTCCTGCAACGGCACTTCGCGAAGGGCGTACTGACCGGCGCGGTGAAGGGTTAA
- a CDS encoding HelD family protein, which produces MPSDTSDTLQAEKDYLKASRAALALMREKTGALEIHSADRVNQEFLQAAIYQRMKELEDDPDVPLFFGRLDYLEPAEETFHIGRRHVNDALGEPLVVDWRADISVPFYRASKTEPMGVGVRRRFGFTHGEMTAFEDEDLTASGAVEQHSDILDAEIERPRSGPMRDIVATIQPEQDVIVRAGVDQTICVQGAPGTGKTAVGLHRAAYLLYAYRDQLSRAGVLVVGPNASFLRYIGDVLPALGEIEAKQTTVEELVGRVKIAGPGPAPVDVLKGDARMAEVLHRAVWAHVRHPDDALVVPRGAHRWRVPTYQAEELVNELRTRGIRYGAGRAMLPQRLAHAVLLRMEAAGDSPDDRVQDSVARSRPVKQYAEALWPAVDPAKLLFRLFTEPELLAEHADGILTEEEQQLLIWEKAPRSAGAARWSVADATLIDEIADLVDRTPSLGHVVLDEAQDLSAMQLRAVGRRCSTGSMTVLGDIAQGTTPWATPSWDEALKHLGKTSAHTEELTSGFRVPGQVIEYAARLLPAIAPHLKPPTAVRRARGELTITRVPDSLAAAVTAVQEVSERPGSIGLIVPDALVPATRKALQGTAFSVLGDEDDVDAHLDVVPASLAKGLEFDHVVLVEPAGIVGGEADERTGLRRLYVCLTRAVTSLIVLHSEDLPAILSQP; this is translated from the coding sequence ATGCCCTCAGACACGTCCGACACGCTTCAGGCCGAGAAGGACTACCTGAAGGCCTCCCGGGCGGCGCTGGCGCTGATGCGGGAGAAGACCGGTGCGCTGGAGATCCACAGCGCGGACCGGGTCAACCAGGAGTTCCTGCAGGCCGCCATCTACCAGCGGATGAAGGAGCTCGAGGACGACCCGGACGTGCCGCTGTTCTTCGGCCGGCTGGACTACCTCGAGCCGGCCGAGGAGACGTTCCACATCGGCCGCCGGCACGTCAACGACGCGCTCGGCGAGCCGCTGGTGGTGGACTGGCGAGCAGACATCTCGGTGCCGTTCTACCGGGCGAGCAAGACCGAGCCGATGGGCGTGGGGGTGCGCCGCCGGTTCGGGTTCACGCACGGCGAGATGACCGCCTTCGAAGACGAGGACCTGACCGCGTCCGGTGCGGTCGAGCAGCACAGCGACATCCTGGACGCCGAGATCGAGCGCCCACGCTCCGGCCCGATGCGCGACATCGTGGCCACCATCCAGCCGGAGCAGGACGTGATCGTCCGGGCCGGCGTCGACCAGACGATCTGCGTCCAGGGCGCCCCCGGTACCGGTAAGACCGCGGTCGGGCTGCACCGGGCGGCGTACCTGCTCTACGCGTACCGCGACCAGCTGAGCCGTGCCGGTGTGCTGGTCGTCGGCCCGAACGCCAGCTTCCTGCGCTACATCGGGGACGTCCTCCCGGCGCTCGGTGAGATCGAGGCGAAGCAGACGACGGTCGAGGAGCTCGTCGGGCGGGTCAAGATCGCCGGACCGGGTCCCGCGCCGGTCGACGTCCTCAAGGGGGACGCGCGCATGGCCGAGGTACTGCACCGGGCCGTATGGGCGCACGTACGGCACCCCGACGACGCGCTCGTCGTGCCGCGCGGGGCGCACCGCTGGCGAGTGCCGACGTACCAGGCCGAGGAGCTCGTGAACGAACTGCGGACCCGCGGCATCCGGTACGGCGCCGGCCGGGCGATGCTGCCGCAACGGCTGGCGCACGCGGTGCTGCTGCGGATGGAGGCGGCCGGTGACTCCCCCGACGACCGCGTGCAGGACTCGGTGGCCAGGAGCCGTCCGGTCAAGCAGTACGCCGAGGCGCTGTGGCCGGCTGTCGACCCTGCCAAGCTACTCTTCCGCCTGTTCACCGAGCCCGAGCTGCTCGCGGAGCACGCGGACGGGATCCTCACCGAGGAAGAGCAACAGCTGCTGATCTGGGAGAAGGCCCCGCGGTCCGCGGGGGCGGCCCGGTGGTCCGTTGCGGATGCCACGTTGATCGACGAGATCGCCGACCTGGTCGACCGTACGCCGTCCCTCGGACACGTGGTGCTGGACGAAGCGCAGGACCTCTCAGCGATGCAGCTACGCGCCGTCGGGCGACGCTGCTCGACCGGTTCGATGACCGTGCTCGGCGACATCGCCCAGGGCACCACACCGTGGGCCACACCATCCTGGGACGAGGCCCTGAAACACCTGGGCAAGACCAGCGCCCATACCGAGGAGCTGACCTCCGGGTTCCGCGTCCCTGGTCAAGTGATCGAGTACGCGGCCCGTCTGCTCCCCGCGATCGCCCCGCACCTCAAACCGCCGACAGCGGTACGACGAGCCCGTGGTGAACTGACCATCACCCGTGTACCGGACAGCCTGGCCGCCGCGGTCACCGCCGTACAGGAGGTGTCCGAGCGGCCGGGGTCAATCGGGTTGATCGTGCCGGATGCACTAGTACCGGCGACTCGTAAGGCCTTGCAGGGCACGGCTTTCTCCGTGCTCGGAGACGAGGACGACGTGGACGCCCACCTGGACGTCGTACCGGCGTCTTTGGCCAAGGGTCTCGAGTTCGACCACGTGGTACTGGTGGAGCCCGCCGGGATCGTGGGGGGTGAGGCCGACGAGCGGACCGGGCTCCGGCGCCTGTACGTCTGTCTGACTCGTGCCGTCACCTCACTGATCGTGCTGCACAGTGAGGACTTGCCCGCGATCCTCAGTCAGCCGTAG